The genomic interval GGTCGCGGACATCAGCGACCGGCGCGAGCTCCAGGCCCGGCTGCGCCACCTCCAGATGCACGACCCGGTGACCCGCCTCCCCAACCGCACGCTGTTCTTCGAGCGGCTCGCTTCCGCGCTGGAGAATTCGACGTACGACGACGGGGGCACGGGCCGTATCGGGCTCTGCTATCTCGACATCGACGGCTTCAAGGCCGTGAACGACACCCTCGGCCACCGGGTCGGCGACCGGCTGCTGGCCGCCGTGGCGTCCCGGCTGTCCCGGTGCGCCGACCAGTACGGGTACGCGCGCAGCGGCGGCCATCTCGTCGCCCGCCTCGGCGGCGACGAATTCGCCCTGCTCGTCGAGGACTCCACCGGCACGGAACAGCTCGCCGATCTCGCCCAGGCGGCACTCGTCGCGCTCCAGCAGCCCTTCGACCTGGCCGGGCAGCGGCTGAGCGTGTCGGCCTCCATCGGGGTCGTGGAGCGAGTCGCGGCAGGGACCACGGCGACGGGGCTGATGCAGGACGCGGACACGACGCTGTACTGGGCGAAGGCGGACGGCAAGGGCCGCTGGACCCTCTTCGACCCCGAGCGCAACGCGCACCGGATGACCCGTCAGGCCCTGTCCAGCACGCTGCGCCCCGCCGTCGAGCGCGGTGAGTTCAGGCTGGAGTACCAGCCGCTGGTGGACCTGGAGGGCGGGGGCGTACGCGGGGTCGAGGCATTGGTCCGATGGGAGCATCCTCAGTTCGGCACACTGGCGCCGAATCGGTTCATCGGAATTGCTGAAGAGGACGGATCGATCGTCCAGCTCGGCCGGTGGGTGCTGCGGACCGCCTGCCGTCAGGCCAGGCAGTGGCAGACGGACCACCCCGGCACCCCGCCGATCTTCGTCAGCGTCAACGTCGCCGTACGCCAGGTGTGGGACTCCGATCTGGTCGCGGACGTCGCCGAGATCCTCGCCGAGACGGGGCTGGCGCCCGAGCTGCTCCAGCTGGAGCTGACCGAGTCGGCGGTCATGGGCTCGGCGGGCAGGCCGCTGCAGGCCTTGCAGGCGCTGAGCGACATGGGCGTGCACATCGCCATCGACGACTTCGGGACCGGCTACTCGAACCTCGCCTATCTGAGCCGGCTGCCCGTTTCGGTGCTCAAGCTGGACGGCACCTTCGTGCGCGGCTTCCAGGACGAAGAGCATGCCAACCCGGCCGACGAGACGATCGTCGAGGCGCTCGTGCAGCTCGCGCACCGGCTCGGGCTCACCGTCACCGCCGAGTGCGTGGAGACGTCGGGGCAGGCGGCGCGGCTGCGCCGGATCGGCTGCGACACGGGGCAGGGCTGGCTGTATTCGCGGGCGGTCGCGCCGGAGCTGATCGACTCGATGATCGCCGTCAGCGCGCTGCGGGTCTGACGGCGATCACTTTCGGCGTACGACGCATCAGGCGCGGGGCAGGCCGTACGCGTTTGCGATGAGCTCGTACGAGCGCAGACGTACGTCGCCGCCGTGCGCGTTGGCCGTGATCATCAGCTCGTCGGCGCCGGTGCGCTTGGCCAGGTCGTCGAGGCCGGTACGGACCGTGTCCGGGGTGCCGTGGATGACGTTGCCGAGCCAGCCGTCCACGAACTCCCGCTCCAACGGGCTGAATGCGTACGCCTCGGCCTCCTCCGGCGTCGGGATCAGACCGGGCCGGCCGCTGCGCAGCCGGACCATCGACAGGGCGCCGGTCAGCACCTGGCGGCGGGCCTCCTTCTCGTCGTCCGTCGCGAGCGCCGATACGCCGATCAGGGCGTACGGGGCGTCGAGGACGGCGGAGGGGCGGAAGGACTCACGGTAGAGGTCCAGCGCCGGGATGGTGTTCTGCGCCGAGAAGTGGTGGGCGAAGGCGAAGGGCAGGCCGAGCGTTCCGGCGAGGCGGGCGCTGAAGCCGGAGGAGCCGAGCAGCCAGATCGGGGGGCGGGCGGAGGGGCCCTGCACCGGGCCCGGGACGGCGTGGATGCGGGCGTAGGGGTGGCCGTCGGGGAAGTCGTCGTCGAGGAAGCGGGTCAGCTCCGCGAGCTGCTGCGGGAAGTCGTCGGCGCCCTCATGGAGGCGTTCGGTGCGGCGGAGTGCGGCCGCGGTGGCGCCGTCCGTGCCGGGGGCGCGGCCCAGGCCCAGGTCGATGCGGCCGGGGGCGAAGGCCTCCAGCGTGCCGAACTGTTCGGCGATGACCAGCGGTGCGTGGTTGGGCAGCATGACGCCGCCCGAACCGAGGCGGATGCGGTCGGTGCGGGCGGCGATGTGGGCGAGGATCACGGCCGGGGATGAGCTGGCGACCCCGGGCATGGAGTGGTGCTCGGCCACCCAGTAGCGGTGGAAGCTGCGGCTCTCGGCCTGGCGGGCGATGTCGACGCTGGTGCGCAGCGCGTGGGTGGCGGTGCGGCCGCGGCCTACCGTCGCCAGGTCGAGTACGGACAGGGGTACCGGCGCGGCTGCGCTCGCCGTGCCTCGGATCGCGTCCACGGGGATTCCTTCTGCTGGGTGCGGGGCGTACACGACCACCCAACAGGAGGGTGGCTCCGGTTATTCCCCCTGGGGCGGCATGCAGGCCACGACCGCGGCCCTAGTCCCGCCGGGCGAAAAGCGCGCCGAGCCTCCTGGCCCGCACCCGCCGCCCCGCCAGCCGCAGCCCCTCCCACACCGTCACCTGGTTCGCCGTGAGGACCGGCTTGCCCAGCGCCGCCTCAAGGTCCTCGACGTAGGCCGCCGTGTGCAGCGCGGTGTCCGGCAGCAGTACCGCCGCCGCGTCCGGATGGTCGCCCGCGCGGGCCAGCTCCAGCACCTCGTCCCGGCCCCACGTGCCGACCTCCGCGGCGGTGATGATGCCGCTGGCGCGCGCCGAGACGACCTCGATGCCGGCCGCCTTGAGGAAGTCGCTGAAGTACGCCGCCACGTCGTCGGGGTACGTCGCCGCGACCGCGACCCGGGTGGCACCCAGGTCCCGTACCGCATGGGCGAAGGCGAAGGACGTGCTGGAGGCCGGCAGCCCGGCGGCCCTCGCCAGAGCGCGCACCTGGTCGTGCGCGCCGTCCCAG from Streptomyces spiramyceticus carries:
- a CDS encoding LLM class flavin-dependent oxidoreductase — protein: MDAIRGTASAAAPVPLSVLDLATVGRGRTATHALRTSVDIARQAESRSFHRYWVAEHHSMPGVASSSPAVILAHIAARTDRIRLGSGGVMLPNHAPLVIAEQFGTLEAFAPGRIDLGLGRAPGTDGATAAALRRTERLHEGADDFPQQLAELTRFLDDDFPDGHPYARIHAVPGPVQGPSARPPIWLLGSSGFSARLAGTLGLPFAFAHHFSAQNTIPALDLYRESFRPSAVLDAPYALIGVSALATDDEKEARRQVLTGALSMVRLRSGRPGLIPTPEEAEAYAFSPLEREFVDGWLGNVIHGTPDTVRTGLDDLAKRTGADELMITANAHGGDVRLRSYELIANAYGLPRA
- a CDS encoding putative bifunctional diguanylate cyclase/phosphodiesterase, which gives rise to MGRSASELRDYQAAFNAAHLAMAVVDHEGLLVSANDSLAAILGTDADHLHEQAAADLLDLAADARSFDAYREVLSGRRARFRCTRRLKHPDGRSLWAEVTFTPVPDSSSVLLSVADISDRRELQARLRHLQMHDPVTRLPNRTLFFERLASALENSTYDDGGTGRIGLCYLDIDGFKAVNDTLGHRVGDRLLAAVASRLSRCADQYGYARSGGHLVARLGGDEFALLVEDSTGTEQLADLAQAALVALQQPFDLAGQRLSVSASIGVVERVAAGTTATGLMQDADTTLYWAKADGKGRWTLFDPERNAHRMTRQALSSTLRPAVERGEFRLEYQPLVDLEGGGVRGVEALVRWEHPQFGTLAPNRFIGIAEEDGSIVQLGRWVLRTACRQARQWQTDHPGTPPIFVSVNVAVRQVWDSDLVADVAEILAETGLAPELLQLELTESAVMGSAGRPLQALQALSDMGVHIAIDDFGTGYSNLAYLSRLPVSVLKLDGTFVRGFQDEEHANPADETIVEALVQLAHRLGLTVTAECVETSGQAARLRRIGCDTGQGWLYSRAVAPELIDSMIAVSALRV
- a CDS encoding decarboxylase, with translation MTAVGFLYPGHSAEDDYPRIEMLLDDDDVRLSVVHTDIGEDAHRVDALLEMGSPARLAAGVEELRLSGAEAVVWACTSGSFVFGWDGAHDQVRALARAAGLPASSTSFAFAHAVRDLGATRVAVAATYPDDVAAYFSDFLKAAGIEVVSARASGIITAAEVGTWGRDEVLELARAGDHPDAAAVLLPDTALHTAAYVEDLEAALGKPVLTANQVTVWEGLRLAGRRVRARRLGALFARRD